A window from Megalobrama amblycephala isolate DHTTF-2021 linkage group LG21, ASM1881202v1, whole genome shotgun sequence encodes these proteins:
- the LOC125256698 gene encoding protein FAM13A-like isoform X2, producing the protein MGVFGVLSVCLETQTAVFGVPLISLRRSGQMRQGLPLALMHIVEFVEKHGLRESGLFRVGGKVKRCQELRKSFDQGGVPEFDSEDIPTLASLLKLFLRELPGGLIPEPHRTQLLNVFRDSKEEEMNQALRTILNSLPEEHFNVLCYLLFFLSRVAAESHLNLMTSKNLSIVFGPTIFHVPLSPTMVEEQGLCNALTEHLLNNLKHLLPNMYPHVSASNTAAGDCHRTDAECVQQLPLAEIRSELPKIGQLGRLRKRLRSFGRKFCSCFGSNKIENGEVSG; encoded by the exons ATGGGAGTGTTCGGAGTTTTATCAGTATGT CTGGAAACACAGACAGCTGTGTTTGGTGTGCCCCTGATCAGCCTCAGGAGGAGTGGACAGATGAGGCAGGGTCTTCCTCTAGCGCTCATGCACATAGTGGAGTTTGTGGAGAAGCATG gTCTCAGAGAGAGTGGCCTGTTCAGGGTTGGCGGGAAAGTGAAACGCTGCCAGGAATTGAGGAAAAGTTTTGATCAAGGAGGCGTCCCAGAGTTTGACAGTGAGGATATTCCTACTCTTGCCTCATTGCTGAAACTTTTCCTCAGGGAATTACCTGGTGGACTTATTCCAGAGCCACACAGGACACAACTGCTGAATGTGTTCAGGG ATTCAAAAGAGGAAGAAATGAATCAGGCTTTGAGGACAATCCTGAACAGTCTTCCTGAGGAACATTTTAACGTCCTCTGTTACCTGTTGTTCTTCCTGTCCCGTGTGGCTGCCGAGAGTCATCTAAATCTTATGACATCCAAGAACTTGTCAATAGTTTTTGGACCCACCATCTTTCA CGTACCTCTCAGCCCCACCATGGTTGAGGAACAGGGGCTGTGTAATGCTTTGACAGAGCACCTGCTGAACAACCTGAAACATTTGCTGCCAAACATGTACCCTCATGTGTCCGCCAGCAACACAGCA GCAGGGGACTGTCACCGGACTGATGCAGAGTGTGTCCAACAGCTGCCACTCGCAGAAATCAG ATCAGAGCTACCTAAAATTGGACAACTTGGGCGATTGAGAAAAAGATTAAGAAGTTTTGGAAGAAAGTTTTGCTCATGCTTTGGCAG TAACAAAATAGAGAATGGAGAGGTATCTGGATGA
- the dazap1 gene encoding DAZ-associated protein 1 isoform X4, which translates to MSALPSTTLATEMNNNLAGDEIGKLFVGGLDWSTTQETLRNYFSQYGEVVDCVIMKDKSTNQSRGFGFVKFKDPNCVRTVLDTKPHNLDGRNIDPKPCTPRGMQPEKTRAKDGWKGSKSDSNKSKKIFVGGIPHNCGEAELRDYFNRFGVVTEVVMIYDAEKQRPRGFGFITFEAEQSVDQAVNMHFHDIMGKKVEVKKAEPRDSKAPAPGQLGANQWGPRAILSAANGWAAQPAPSWQQSYGPQGVWVTTGQPLGGYGPPIPAGRGAPAQPPSPFNAFLVAAAPTGGFGAPQGYPQQGFSAQPQFGYSFGTPQGDQFVAQGMPPPPNTPGAGPLGFAPATTPSQDLSKAAPAQPDFSYSQYDRLWAGPECFWS; encoded by the exons ATGTCAGCACTCCCGTCCACAACCCTCGCCACAGAGATGAACAACAACTTAGCTGGAGATGAAATCGG GAAGCTGTTTGTGGGTGGATTGGATTGGAGCACCACCCAGG AGACTTTACGAAACTACTTTTCTCAATATGGAGAGGTTGTGGATTGCGTCATCATGAAAGATAAAAGCACAAATCAGTCCAGGGGCTTCGGCTTTGTGAAGTTTAAAGACCCCAACTGCGTACGGACTGTCCTGGACACCAAACCTCATAACCTGGATGGAAGAAAT ATCGACCCAAAGCCTTGTACGCCTAGAGGTATGCAGCCCGAGAAGACTCGAGCAAAAGATGGCTGG aAAGGAAGCAAAAGTGACAGCAATAAGTCTAAGAAGATATTTGTGGGTGGAATTCCTCATAATTGCGGTGAAGCTGAACTCAGGGATTATTTCAACAGATTTGGAGTG GTCACAGAGGTGGTAATGATCTATGACGCAGAGAAACAGAGGCCTCGAG GTTTTGGATTTATTACTTTCGAGGCCGAACAATCAGTGGACCAGGCTGTCAACATGCATTTTCACGACATCATGGGCAAAAAA GTTGAAGTGAAGAAGGCGGAGCCACGGGACAGCAAAGCTCCCGCCCCCGGTCAGCTGGGAGCCAATCAGTGGGGGCCCCGAGCCATCTTAAGCGCAGCCAATGGCTGGGCAGCACAACCGGCTCCAAGCTGGCAGCAGAGCTACGGGCCTCAGG gtGTTTGGGTGACTACAGGACAACCTCTTG GTGGGTATGGACCTCCTATACCTGCTGGCCGTGGGGCACCTGCACAACCTCCATCTCCATTTAATGCATTTCTAGTTGCAGCGGCACCTACAGGGGGATTTGGGGCACCTCAGGGATACCCCCAGCAGGGCTTTAGCGCACAACCTCAGTTTG GATATAGCTTTGGAACACCTCAAGGTGACCAGTTTGTAGCACAGGGAATGCCTCCCCCTCCCAACACGCCGGGCGCAGGGCCTTTAGGTTTTGCCCCGGCTACGACTCCCTCTCAGGACCTGAGCAAAGCCGCCCCAGCACAGCCAGACTTCTCCTACAGCCAGTATG
- the dazap1 gene encoding DAZ-associated protein 1 isoform X3 — protein sequence MSALPSTTLATEMNNNLAGDEIGKLFVGGLDWSTTQETLRNYFSQYGEVVDCVIMKDKSTNQSRGFGFVKFKDPNCVRTVLDTKPHNLDGRNIDPKPCTPRGMQPEKTRAKDGWKGSKSDSNKSKKIFVGGIPHNCGEAELRDYFNRFGVVTEVVMIYDAEKQRPRGFGFITFEAEQSVDQAVNMHFHDIMGKKVEVKKAEPRDSKAPAPGQLGANQWGPRAILSAANGWAAQPAPSWQQSYGPQGVWVTTGQPLGGYGPPIPAGRGAPAQPPSPFNAFLVAAAPTGGFGAPQGYPQQGFSAQPQFGYSFGTPQGDQFVAQGMPPPPNTPGAGPLGFAPATTPSQDLSKAAPAQPDFSYSQYGLGNYPQDPSAYGPTRPSHTYVQEEQGYSADRLWAGPECFWS from the exons ATGTCAGCACTCCCGTCCACAACCCTCGCCACAGAGATGAACAACAACTTAGCTGGAGATGAAATCGG GAAGCTGTTTGTGGGTGGATTGGATTGGAGCACCACCCAGG AGACTTTACGAAACTACTTTTCTCAATATGGAGAGGTTGTGGATTGCGTCATCATGAAAGATAAAAGCACAAATCAGTCCAGGGGCTTCGGCTTTGTGAAGTTTAAAGACCCCAACTGCGTACGGACTGTCCTGGACACCAAACCTCATAACCTGGATGGAAGAAAT ATCGACCCAAAGCCTTGTACGCCTAGAGGTATGCAGCCCGAGAAGACTCGAGCAAAAGATGGCTGG aAAGGAAGCAAAAGTGACAGCAATAAGTCTAAGAAGATATTTGTGGGTGGAATTCCTCATAATTGCGGTGAAGCTGAACTCAGGGATTATTTCAACAGATTTGGAGTG GTCACAGAGGTGGTAATGATCTATGACGCAGAGAAACAGAGGCCTCGAG GTTTTGGATTTATTACTTTCGAGGCCGAACAATCAGTGGACCAGGCTGTCAACATGCATTTTCACGACATCATGGGCAAAAAA GTTGAAGTGAAGAAGGCGGAGCCACGGGACAGCAAAGCTCCCGCCCCCGGTCAGCTGGGAGCCAATCAGTGGGGGCCCCGAGCCATCTTAAGCGCAGCCAATGGCTGGGCAGCACAACCGGCTCCAAGCTGGCAGCAGAGCTACGGGCCTCAGG gtGTTTGGGTGACTACAGGACAACCTCTTG GTGGGTATGGACCTCCTATACCTGCTGGCCGTGGGGCACCTGCACAACCTCCATCTCCATTTAATGCATTTCTAGTTGCAGCGGCACCTACAGGGGGATTTGGGGCACCTCAGGGATACCCCCAGCAGGGCTTTAGCGCACAACCTCAGTTTG GATATAGCTTTGGAACACCTCAAGGTGACCAGTTTGTAGCACAGGGAATGCCTCCCCCTCCCAACACGCCGGGCGCAGGGCCTTTAGGTTTTGCCCCGGCTACGACTCCCTCTCAGGACCTGAGCAAAGCCGCCCCAGCACAGCCAGACTTCTCCTACAGCCAGTATG GCTTGGGTAACTATCCTCAGGACCCCTCTGCCTACGGACCAACGCGTCCTTCTCACACTTATGTACAGGAAGAGCAGGGATATAGTGCAG
- the LOC125256698 gene encoding protein FAM13A-like isoform X1 — protein sequence MGVFGVLSVCLETQTAVFGVPLISLRRSGQMRQGLPLALMHIVEFVEKHGLRESGLFRVGGKVKRCQELRKSFDQGGVPEFDSEDIPTLASLLKLFLRELPGGLIPEPHRTQLLNVFRDSKEEEMNQALRTILNSLPEEHFNVLCYLLFFLSRVAAESHLNLMTSKNLSIVFGPTIFHVPLSPTMVEEQGLCNALTEHLLNNLKHLLPNMYPHVSASNTAEAGDCHRTDAECVQQLPLAEIRSELPKIGQLGRLRKRLRSFGRKFCSCFGSNKIENGEVSG from the exons ATGGGAGTGTTCGGAGTTTTATCAGTATGT CTGGAAACACAGACAGCTGTGTTTGGTGTGCCCCTGATCAGCCTCAGGAGGAGTGGACAGATGAGGCAGGGTCTTCCTCTAGCGCTCATGCACATAGTGGAGTTTGTGGAGAAGCATG gTCTCAGAGAGAGTGGCCTGTTCAGGGTTGGCGGGAAAGTGAAACGCTGCCAGGAATTGAGGAAAAGTTTTGATCAAGGAGGCGTCCCAGAGTTTGACAGTGAGGATATTCCTACTCTTGCCTCATTGCTGAAACTTTTCCTCAGGGAATTACCTGGTGGACTTATTCCAGAGCCACACAGGACACAACTGCTGAATGTGTTCAGGG ATTCAAAAGAGGAAGAAATGAATCAGGCTTTGAGGACAATCCTGAACAGTCTTCCTGAGGAACATTTTAACGTCCTCTGTTACCTGTTGTTCTTCCTGTCCCGTGTGGCTGCCGAGAGTCATCTAAATCTTATGACATCCAAGAACTTGTCAATAGTTTTTGGACCCACCATCTTTCA CGTACCTCTCAGCCCCACCATGGTTGAGGAACAGGGGCTGTGTAATGCTTTGACAGAGCACCTGCTGAACAACCTGAAACATTTGCTGCCAAACATGTACCCTCATGTGTCCGCCAGCAACACAGCA gAGGCAGGGGACTGTCACCGGACTGATGCAGAGTGTGTCCAACAGCTGCCACTCGCAGAAATCAG ATCAGAGCTACCTAAAATTGGACAACTTGGGCGATTGAGAAAAAGATTAAGAAGTTTTGGAAGAAAGTTTTGCTCATGCTTTGGCAG TAACAAAATAGAGAATGGAGAGGTATCTGGATGA
- the LOC125256698 gene encoding protein FAM13A-like isoform X3, protein MGVFGVLSVCLETQTAVFGVPLISLRRSGQMRQGLPLALMHIVEFVEKHGLRESGLFRVGGKVKRCQELRKSFDQGGVPEFDSEDIPTLASLLKLFLRELPGGLIPEPHRTQLLNVFRDSKEEEMNQALRTILNSLPEEHFNVLCYLLFFLSRVAAESHLNLMTSKNLSIVFGPTIFQRQGTVTGLMQSVSNSCHSQKSDQSYLKLDNLGD, encoded by the exons ATGGGAGTGTTCGGAGTTTTATCAGTATGT CTGGAAACACAGACAGCTGTGTTTGGTGTGCCCCTGATCAGCCTCAGGAGGAGTGGACAGATGAGGCAGGGTCTTCCTCTAGCGCTCATGCACATAGTGGAGTTTGTGGAGAAGCATG gTCTCAGAGAGAGTGGCCTGTTCAGGGTTGGCGGGAAAGTGAAACGCTGCCAGGAATTGAGGAAAAGTTTTGATCAAGGAGGCGTCCCAGAGTTTGACAGTGAGGATATTCCTACTCTTGCCTCATTGCTGAAACTTTTCCTCAGGGAATTACCTGGTGGACTTATTCCAGAGCCACACAGGACACAACTGCTGAATGTGTTCAGGG ATTCAAAAGAGGAAGAAATGAATCAGGCTTTGAGGACAATCCTGAACAGTCTTCCTGAGGAACATTTTAACGTCCTCTGTTACCTGTTGTTCTTCCTGTCCCGTGTGGCTGCCGAGAGTCATCTAAATCTTATGACATCCAAGAACTTGTCAATAGTTTTTGGACCCACCATCTTTCA gAGGCAGGGGACTGTCACCGGACTGATGCAGAGTGTGTCCAACAGCTGCCACTCGCAGAAATCAG ATCAGAGCTACCTAAAATTGGACAACTTGGGCGATTGA